The sequence below is a genomic window from Streptomyces sp. NBC_00289.
GTCGCGTTGGCGGTCGCGGAGTTCGGCAGGCTGGACATCCTGGTCAACAACGCGGGCATCCTGCGCGACCGCATGGTCTTCTCGATGACCGAGGACGAGTGGGACTCGGTGATCCGGGTCCACCTCAAGGGCCACTTCAACACGACCCGCTTCGCCGCCGCCCACTGGCGCGAGCGCTCCAAGGCGGTCGGCGGGCCGGTGTACGGACGGATCGTGAACACCTCCTCGGAGGCGTTCCTCGCGGGTTCCGCCGGACAGCCCAACTACGCGGCCGCGAAAGGCGGAGTCGTCGGGCTGACCACCTCCACCGCCCTCGCCCTGGCCAGGTACGGCGTGACGGCGAACGCGATCTGCCCGCGCGCCCGCACCCGTATGACCGAGGACGTCTTCGAGGGCATCGGGCGGCCGGAACAGGGCGACGAGGGCGGGGAGGGACTCGACCCGCTCGCTCCGGAGCATGTGGCCCCGCTCGTGGGCTACTTGGCCGCACCGGCCGCCGGACGCGTCAACGGTCAGCTGCTGGTCGTCCACGGCGGCATGGTCGCGATCGTCGAACGGCCGCGGGTGCAGGCCAAGTTCGACAGCAAGCAGGACACCTTCACGTACGACGAACTCGACGCCCTGCTCACCCCGCACTACGCGGATCGGCCGGCGGGCGAGACCTTCGGAGCGGTGGAGGTGCTGGGACTCCGGCGCGGCTGAGGACAGCGGCCGCGAAGGCGGGGCAGAGGCCGACTGAGGCAGGCAGGGGCGGGTGTACGGAAGGGGCCCGCGTGTCGGTCGACACGCGGGCCCCTTCCTGTGGACCGATTTCCTGTGTACGGTCAGGCAGCCGCCTCGGCGTCCTCGTTCGGCTTGCGGTGACGGCCGTGTGTGGCCGACTCCCCGTCGTGGACCGATACCGGTCCCCGGTGCCGGCCGTGGCCGGCGTCGTCCTGGGACTCGGCGGACAGCGGCTGCCTGTGCATGGTGCTTGTGTCGCTCATCGGAAGATTTCACCCCGTCAACATGATCTTTCAAACAGCCGGGCGATTTTATCCAGGCGCCCACGGGGCGAATCCAGGCGGCCACGCCAACCGGCACTACTTCGTTACAAGACGTCCCAGCGGCGCCTGTTGCAAGGGCACGGGACGCGGTGCGACAGGCACCGGGGGGCCCGGCTCCGACGGCTCGCCGGGCCACGGGGGAGACGAGGTCCCCGTCCCCGGTCCCGCCCCCGCGGCCGTACGGTCCCGGACCGGACCCCCCGGGCCCGCGTCCCCCGTCTCCCCGGCCTCCCCCGTGGCCCCTGCCTCCCCCGCTTCCCCCGTGTCTCCCGGCGCCCCGAAGGGCCCGGACAGCCGCGCCACCGCGCACGGGGTCTCGGCCGTGGCGTAGGGCAGTTGGAGCACCCCGTCCGTGGTCCACACCCCGGCCCCCGCCAACCACCCCTCGGGCGCCGCGAGTTGATGCATCCGGCGCTCGGCGGGCCGCCACACCCCCAGCCAGCTGCCGGCCGGGCCGTCGACGCGCAGCGCCACCGCGCAGCCCTCCGGCGTCAGCACCTGCCCCGGCTGGATCGCGAACGGCGTCACCGCGCAACCGGCCACCTTCAGGCACTCCGGGAAGCGCACCGGGAGCGTGCTGCCCAGGACACCCCAGCCCAGCCGGTCCTGGCCCGGCGAGGGCGCGTCCGAGCGGATCAGCAGCAGCCCGCTGTCCGCGTCGGCGAGGAGCAGCCGGTCGTCGCTGTCGGCGGCGATCTGGAGCAGCGGGGACACCTCGCCGCCCCGGTACAGGTCCACCACGACCGCCTTGGTCCGGCCGTCCACCTCCCGGTCCAGGGCCAGCATCCGTCCCGTCCGGTCCAGCCACACCCCGCCCGAGCAGCGACCCGGGATCTCGGCGACGTGCTCCGGACCGAAGGCGCCGCCCGCCACCAGCCACACGGCGCTGGAGCGCCGGCCCACGGCGAGGGCGTACGCCTTCTCCCCGCACGGCGCCGGCGGCAGCAGCCGCAGCCGGCTGCCCGGGTCAGGGCACTCGACCGCGC
It includes:
- a CDS encoding 3-oxoacyl-ACP reductase, with protein sequence MSLPLEGLSAIVTGAGRGLGRAEALELARLGAAVVVNDYGQSGRDGSGEASAAPAEQVADEIRAAGGKALAHTGDVADHQQAEELVALAVAEFGRLDILVNNAGILRDRMVFSMTEDEWDSVIRVHLKGHFNTTRFAAAHWRERSKAVGGPVYGRIVNTSSEAFLAGSAGQPNYAAAKGGVVGLTTSTALALARYGVTANAICPRARTRMTEDVFEGIGRPEQGDEGGEGLDPLAPEHVAPLVGYLAAPAAGRVNGQLLVVHGGMVAIVERPRVQAKFDSKQDTFTYDELDALLTPHYADRPAGETFGAVEVLGLRRG